From Drosophila yakuba strain Tai18E2 chromosome 2L, Prin_Dyak_Tai18E2_2.1, whole genome shotgun sequence, one genomic window encodes:
- the LOC6527219 gene encoding putative nuclease HARBI1: protein MEDIQIFERSLRDLDYFKDFQCFLNFKKNARVRARYIKKRHQRFNPLTDLNEHKFRLKYRYTKENLRRIIEIVRDDLEIEYFEPLKREQVPIDLQILSAIRLWGGTEHPKLTAMAHGVSLRTLAKITRRVASVLSSKASRYIRMPATLSEKERSGSAFQAIANMPQVIGALLQTTVRFQPENYATDLDAEELLPAFTNREEELHIQIVCDAAHKIRDLDIRLIEEHSMLTDTEMFGLSKIKDRFEQNEFRGRILLGNEMVRCSSSLFTPVRFPRNQSEELYNHAHAVTYASARKCLNLLMSRFGILGTEIQGSHGSAKQTITALAILHNMAMEWADPSIDTEQNISPFNSTFFNSVGRSPKSGEDNNRRQFIKTHFAA from the exons ATGGaagatatacaaatatttgaaaggTCTCTTAGAGACTTGGATTACTTTAAAGACTTTCAATGTTTTCTCAATTTCAAAAAGAATGCTCGAGTACGGGCCAGGTATATAAAGAAGAGGCACCAACGATTTAATCCCTTGACTGACCTAAACGAGCACAAATTTCGACTAAAGTACCGATACACCAAGGAAAACCTTCGCAGAATTATTGAAATTGTACGGGATGACTTGgaaattgaatattttgaGCCATTGAAAAGGGAGCAAGTTCCAATAGATCTGCAAATTCTATCGGCCATTCGCCTATGGGGTGGCACAGAG CACCCCAAATTAACTGCAATGGCTCATGGCGTAAGCTTACGCACTTTGGCAAAAATAACGAGGCGCGTGGCTTCGGTTCTATCATCGAAAGCTTCTAGGTATATCCGAATGCCGGCCACTCTATCGGAAAAAGAGCGATCAGGATCGGCGTTTCAAGCAATTGCCAATATGCCGCAAGTCATTGGGGCATTACTGCAGACAACTGTGAGGTTTCAACCAGAAAACTATGCAACTGATCTGGATGCAGAGGAGCTATTGCCCGCTTTTACCAACAGGGAGGAGGAGCTTCACATCCAGATTGTGTGCGATGCGGCCCATAAGATAAGAGACCTCGACATCCGACTGATCGAAGAGCACTCAATGCTCACCGACACCGAAATGTTCGGTCTGTCCAAAATAAAGGATCGCTTCGAACAGAACGAGTTCCGGGGTCGCATACTGTTGGGCAACGAAATGGTGCGTTGCTCCTCGTCTCTGTTCACACCAGTTCGATTCCCAAGGAACCAATCCGAGGAGCTGTATAACCACGCCCATGCGGTCACTTACGCATCGGCTAGAAAGTGTCTCAATCTGTTAATGAGTCGCTTCGGTATCCTTGGCACTGAAATACAGGGATCCCATGGATCTGCAAAGCAGACGATTACGGCGTTGGCCATACTCCACAACATGGCAATGGAGTGGGCTGATCCCAGCATTG ATACGGAACAGAACATTTCACCATTCAATTCCACTTTCTTCAATTCCGTAGGAAGGTCACCGAAATCCGGAGAGGACAACAATAGAAGGCAATTCATTAAAACCCATTTTGCAGCCTAA